In one window of Kitasatospora sp. MMS16-BH015 DNA:
- a CDS encoding glycosyltransferase family 4 protein codes for MIQHLTPAAAAAGPRRDRADTVAFAAWRRFHWAQDLSAVPGGDLLGRLARAEYGGSWGRLDAVLSVTDRRTARLRQLARRERAVPAWVLAAAGAAPDLQPWERTALAESWEHSARLDAGASATAEIRRRLLADPGPAQTEFLLDVADANGLRPLSPAEAVGRPAASRPAVHALWRYLSGLPGGHLLLPEPDRCGDAYERLLLAACAHRADPGAPSGRRFRAAFAALAEPRPRPMVVAQSMLLGRLEEPGAGLSGGMSVLLTGLGEALTADERITRVLTLTTARPGEVDRADLTQASGRSHLLVRLPVDTPAPLDPHTATVHQAALAWWTARVFELPGARPDLAHVRFADDASLAVARAAGRHGSALAFTVTPDPHRTIEERHAGLPADHTGEAAQALRLDLHRVFVADRLVARADLLVAMPAQSGTQELSSYFPQLADRPVHVQPEGIAPFRPAAGDGATTRGLLARLYGGDGDGGVVAGGLDAGDRGLPLLLCVGRLHPVKQQEQLVRAWMLAGLHHRTTLLLIGGSPDQPTAVEADVLDRIGALLATDPVARRRTALWPALPNRQVRLLERALAQGRPGAALYVCPSAKEEFGLAVLEAMEAGLAVAAPQRGGASHYLRDGVNGRLLATESVDRLADGLRSLLDTPVPDLVTMARAGAVTVRERFGIDTMAASLAQAYRVSCEPVLRERCRSAE; via the coding sequence ATGATCCAGCACCTGACACCGGCTGCGGCCGCGGCAGGGCCGCGACGCGACCGCGCGGACACCGTCGCTTTCGCGGCGTGGCGCAGGTTCCACTGGGCCCAGGACCTCAGTGCGGTGCCGGGCGGCGATCTGCTCGGTCGACTGGCGCGGGCGGAGTACGGCGGGTCGTGGGGCCGGCTGGACGCGGTGCTGTCCGTCACCGACCGGCGCACCGCGCGGCTTCGCCAACTCGCCCGACGCGAACGCGCCGTGCCGGCCTGGGTCCTGGCGGCCGCAGGCGCGGCCCCCGACCTGCAGCCGTGGGAGCGGACCGCTCTCGCTGAGTCCTGGGAGCACAGCGCACGCCTGGATGCGGGGGCGAGCGCCACCGCCGAGATCCGCCGGCGGCTGCTCGCGGACCCCGGCCCCGCGCAGACCGAGTTCCTGCTGGACGTGGCGGACGCGAACGGTCTGCGGCCGCTCTCGCCGGCGGAGGCGGTCGGACGGCCGGCGGCCAGCCGTCCGGCCGTCCACGCGCTGTGGCGCTACCTGTCGGGCCTACCCGGGGGACACCTCCTGCTGCCCGAGCCCGATCGGTGCGGCGACGCCTACGAGCGGCTGCTGCTCGCCGCCTGCGCCCATCGGGCCGACCCGGGCGCGCCCTCCGGCCGGCGGTTCAGGGCAGCGTTCGCCGCCTTGGCCGAGCCCCGGCCGCGGCCCATGGTCGTCGCACAGTCGATGCTGCTGGGCCGCCTCGAAGAGCCCGGCGCCGGCCTCAGCGGCGGTATGAGCGTGCTCCTGACCGGGCTGGGGGAGGCCCTGACCGCCGACGAGCGGATCACGCGGGTCCTGACGCTGACCACGGCGCGGCCCGGGGAAGTGGACCGCGCCGACCTGACCCAGGCGTCCGGTAGGTCCCACCTCCTGGTCAGGCTGCCCGTGGACACGCCGGCCCCGCTCGACCCGCACACCGCGACCGTCCACCAGGCCGCGCTGGCCTGGTGGACGGCACGGGTCTTCGAACTCCCGGGCGCCCGCCCCGACCTCGCCCACGTCCGGTTCGCCGACGACGCCTCACTCGCCGTCGCACGCGCCGCGGGCCGCCACGGCTCCGCACTCGCGTTCACCGTCACCCCCGACCCTCACCGCACGATCGAGGAGCGGCACGCCGGCCTGCCGGCGGACCACACCGGCGAGGCGGCGCAAGCACTGCGGCTGGACCTGCACCGGGTCTTCGTCGCCGACCGCCTGGTGGCCCGCGCCGATCTGCTGGTGGCCATGCCGGCGCAGTCGGGCACGCAGGAACTCTCGTCGTACTTCCCCCAGTTGGCGGACCGACCGGTCCATGTCCAGCCCGAGGGCATCGCCCCCTTCCGGCCCGCTGCGGGCGACGGCGCGACCACCCGCGGCCTGCTCGCCCGTCTCTACGGCGGCGACGGCGACGGCGGCGTGGTCGCGGGCGGTCTGGACGCCGGTGACCGCGGGCTGCCGCTGCTGCTGTGCGTGGGACGGCTGCACCCCGTCAAGCAGCAGGAGCAGCTCGTCCGCGCCTGGATGCTCGCGGGCCTGCACCACCGCACGACCCTGCTGCTGATCGGCGGGTCGCCCGACCAGCCGACCGCCGTCGAAGCGGACGTCCTCGACCGGATCGGTGCCCTCCTCGCGACCGACCCGGTCGCGAGGCGCCGCACCGCCCTGTGGCCCGCGCTGCCCAACCGCCAAGTCCGGCTGCTGGAGCGGGCGCTGGCACAGGGCCGGCCGGGGGCCGCGCTCTACGTGTGCCCCAGCGCCAAGGAGGAGTTCGGCCTGGCCGTGCTGGAGGCCATGGAAGCCGGCCTCGCGGTGGCCGCCCCGCAGCGCGGCGGCGCCTCCCACTACCTGCGCGACGGCGTCAACGGACGGCTGCTGGCCACCGAATCGGTCGACCGGCTCGCCGACGGCCTGCGCTCCCTGCTCGACACGCCCGTTCCTGACCTGGTGACGATGGCGCGGGCCGGAGCGGTGACGGTACGCGAACGGTTCGGCATCGACACCATGGCCGCGTCCCTGGCCCAGGCGTACCGCGTCAGCTGTGAACCCGTCCTGCGCGAACGGTGCCGCTCGGCCGAGTGA
- a CDS encoding SpoIIE family protein phosphatase produces the protein MRHPLDPAADGAAPAVAGERVGPQRAPDGGGEPAGPEALARLAATVRRLRAELDKAHADAAGRSLVEMAAGILVERLHCSPTDAAAQLVRLAEQADLPVLELAADLVNQAAADRISALARAFVSSPGEAGQMPAVVRLRSTEARTLVAADSQAAAQAMLDHALRPLGAAAVAIWAAHPDQSMVLAGSAGLAPTESQRWRHVPPGVPTPARRALDARALVSYPSLADASVPSIGRDQLPGGRVAVPAGSGGRLIGVLEICWAGPLPELTPALHRQFEALAELCAATLETWSRDGGAGHGEDTALDELGRLTDGILDPCLILALAPGSGEAPLEFVIRSVNPAFVDFAGRPAVAVAGSRLLEAYPLAAENGGLAEKVEHVFATGEPYRAKDVTLTATVDSVLLQARARISISRHGRLVLVIWRLDDGTPQVARLLQHAQRLGRIGGFEENLQSGQIAWNEALFDLHGLPVTAQPTALEQLGEHAHPDDRPAVGRFLRTVLHHRRAASTAFRLQRPDGVARHLRVVAEPVHDQQSGVTLVRGAYQDVSAQHWTEVALAATRDQLAQSEEQAAERSRLARQLQHAIMPPARGPLLLHDLSVAVRYRPAEKDHLVGGDWYDALPLPSGQVLLCVGDVAGHGIEAATGMVALRNALRGLAATGAGPAQLLTWLNSVTHHLTENVTATAVCALYDPATRGLRWARAGHLPPVLLRAGTARALPQPDGILLGALDHADYEEDQLELAPGDTLVLYTDGLIERRDESVQSSLADLVALSEQAHARNQGGPRALEAHLDHLLRYSGADTDDDTCLVGVAVREP, from the coding sequence GTGCGACACCCCCTCGACCCGGCGGCCGACGGCGCCGCCCCGGCGGTGGCCGGGGAGCGGGTCGGGCCGCAGCGCGCTCCGGACGGCGGCGGTGAGCCGGCCGGGCCGGAGGCGCTGGCCCGACTGGCCGCCACCGTCCGCAGGCTGCGGGCGGAGCTGGACAAGGCGCACGCCGACGCCGCGGGCCGCTCGCTGGTCGAGATGGCGGCCGGCATCCTGGTCGAGCGGCTGCACTGCAGCCCGACCGACGCCGCCGCGCAGCTGGTCCGCCTCGCCGAGCAGGCCGATCTGCCGGTGCTCGAACTCGCCGCCGACCTGGTCAACCAGGCGGCGGCCGACCGGATCTCGGCCCTGGCCCGCGCCTTCGTCAGCTCCCCGGGCGAGGCCGGGCAGATGCCCGCCGTGGTGCGGCTGCGCAGCACCGAGGCCCGCACCCTGGTGGCCGCCGACAGCCAGGCGGCGGCCCAGGCCATGCTCGACCACGCGCTGCGGCCGCTCGGGGCCGCCGCCGTGGCCATCTGGGCGGCCCACCCCGACCAGTCGATGGTGCTGGCCGGCAGCGCCGGGCTCGCCCCGACCGAGTCCCAGCGCTGGCGGCACGTGCCGCCGGGCGTGCCGACGCCCGCGCGCAGGGCGCTGGACGCCCGGGCGCTGGTCTCCTACCCGAGCCTGGCCGACGCCTCGGTGCCCTCGATCGGCCGGGATCAGCTCCCCGGCGGCCGGGTGGCCGTCCCGGCCGGGAGCGGCGGGCGCCTCATCGGCGTACTGGAGATCTGCTGGGCCGGGCCGCTGCCGGAGCTCACCCCGGCGCTGCACCGGCAGTTCGAGGCGCTGGCCGAGCTCTGCGCCGCGACCCTGGAGACCTGGTCGCGGGACGGCGGCGCCGGCCACGGCGAGGACACCGCGCTGGACGAGCTGGGGCGGCTGACGGACGGGATCCTCGACCCCTGCCTGATCCTCGCCCTGGCACCCGGCAGCGGGGAGGCGCCGCTGGAGTTCGTGATCCGCAGCGTCAACCCCGCCTTCGTCGACTTCGCCGGCCGGCCCGCCGTCGCGGTGGCCGGCTCCCGCCTGCTGGAGGCGTACCCGCTGGCCGCGGAGAACGGCGGGCTGGCGGAGAAGGTCGAGCACGTCTTCGCCACCGGCGAGCCCTACCGCGCCAAGGACGTCACCCTCACCGCCACCGTCGACAGCGTCCTGCTGCAGGCCAGGGCCCGGATCAGCATCAGCCGGCACGGGCGGCTCGTGCTGGTGATCTGGCGGCTGGACGACGGCACCCCGCAGGTGGCCCGGCTGCTCCAGCACGCGCAGCGGCTGGGCCGGATCGGGGGCTTCGAGGAGAACCTGCAGTCCGGTCAGATCGCCTGGAACGAGGCGCTCTTCGACCTGCACGGCCTGCCCGTCACCGCCCAGCCCACCGCCCTGGAGCAGCTCGGCGAGCACGCGCACCCCGACGACCGGCCCGCCGTCGGCCGCTTCCTGCGCACCGTCCTGCACCACCGCCGGGCGGCCTCCACCGCCTTCCGCCTGCAGCGCCCCGACGGGGTCGCCCGCCACCTGCGGGTGGTGGCCGAGCCGGTGCACGACCAGCAGAGCGGGGTCACCCTGGTGCGCGGCGCCTACCAGGACGTCTCCGCCCAGCACTGGACGGAGGTGGCGCTCGCGGCGACCCGGGACCAGCTCGCCCAGTCCGAGGAGCAGGCCGCCGAGCGCAGCCGGCTGGCCCGCCAGCTCCAGCACGCCATCATGCCGCCCGCCCGCGGGCCGCTGCTGCTGCACGACCTGAGCGTGGCGGTGCGCTACCGACCGGCCGAGAAGGATCACCTGGTCGGCGGCGACTGGTACGACGCGCTGCCGCTGCCCAGCGGTCAGGTGTTGCTCTGCGTCGGCGACGTGGCCGGCCACGGCATCGAGGCCGCGACCGGGATGGTGGCGCTGCGCAACGCACTGCGTGGGCTGGCCGCCACCGGCGCCGGGCCCGCGCAGCTGCTGACCTGGCTCAACAGCGTCACCCACCACCTGACCGAGAACGTCACGGCCACCGCCGTCTGCGCGCTCTACGACCCGGCCACCCGCGGCCTGCGCTGGGCCCGGGCCGGGCACCTGCCGCCGGTGCTGCTGCGGGCCGGGACGGCCCGGGCCCTGCCGCAGCCCGACGGGATCCTGCTGGGCGCCCTCGACCACGCCGACTATGAGGAGGACCAGCTCGAACTCGCCCCCGGGGACACCCTGGTGCTGTACACCGACGGCCTGATCGAGCGCCGGGACGAATCCGTCCAGTCCTCGCTGGCCGACCTGGTGGCCCTGAGCGAGCAGGCCCACGCCCGCAACCAGGGCGGCCCGCGCGCCCTGGAGGCGCACCTGGACCACCTGCTGCGCTACAGCGGCGCCGACACCGACGACGACACCTGCCTGGTCGGCGTGGCGGTCCGCGAGCCCTGA